One segment of Niveibacterium microcysteis DNA contains the following:
- a CDS encoding response regulator: MDNTLDGAKRPTLLVVDDTPDNLSLMSELLKDRYKVKIANNGEKALKIAESTSPPDLILLDIMMPGMDGYEVCQRLKEQPATRDIPVIFLTAKTDPEDEKKGLDLGAVDYITKPISPPIVLARVHTHLVVKASADFLRDKNAFLEAEVQRRTREVQAIQDVTILAMASLAETRDNETGNHIRRTQFYVDALARELQCHPRFAAELDDRTIDALFKSAPLHDIGKVGIPDRILLKPGRFEPDEFEIMKTHTTLGRDAILHAERQLGMEVPFLKHAKDIAYSHQEKWDGSGYPEGLSGDAIPLSARLMAVADVYDALISRRVYKAAMPHEKAVAIIQDGRGSHFDPDIVDAFLAIQDRFREIAARFVDTDHDMAQKTEQLARAVGTIIEVAPPSAPPA; this comes from the coding sequence ATGGACAACACGCTCGACGGGGCAAAGCGCCCCACCCTGCTGGTGGTAGACGACACGCCGGACAACCTCTCGCTGATGAGCGAACTGCTCAAGGACCGCTACAAGGTCAAGATCGCCAACAACGGCGAGAAGGCGTTGAAGATCGCCGAGTCCACCTCACCGCCCGACCTGATCCTGCTCGACATCATGATGCCGGGCATGGACGGCTACGAGGTTTGCCAGCGGCTCAAGGAGCAACCGGCCACGCGCGATATCCCGGTGATCTTCCTCACCGCCAAGACCGATCCCGAAGACGAGAAGAAGGGCCTCGATCTGGGCGCCGTCGACTACATCACCAAACCGATCAGCCCGCCGATCGTGCTGGCACGGGTGCACACGCATCTGGTGGTGAAGGCCAGCGCCGACTTCCTTCGCGACAAGAATGCCTTCCTCGAAGCCGAGGTTCAGCGGCGCACCCGCGAAGTGCAGGCGATCCAGGACGTTACGATCCTTGCGATGGCTTCGCTGGCGGAAACGCGCGACAACGAAACCGGCAACCATATTCGTCGCACGCAGTTCTACGTCGACGCCTTGGCGCGCGAACTGCAATGTCACCCGCGCTTCGCCGCCGAGCTGGACGACCGTACGATCGACGCGCTGTTCAAGTCCGCACCGCTGCACGACATCGGCAAAGTTGGCATCCCGGACCGCATCCTGCTCAAGCCGGGCCGCTTCGAGCCCGATGAGTTCGAGATCATGAAGACGCACACAACGCTCGGGCGCGACGCGATCCTGCATGCGGAACGGCAGCTCGGCATGGAAGTGCCCTTCCTCAAGCACGCCAAGGACATCGCGTACTCACACCAGGAAAAGTGGGACGGCAGTGGCTACCCGGAGGGGTTGAGCGGCGATGCGATTCCGCTTTCCGCGCGGCTGATGGCGGTGGCGGACGTGTATGACGCACTGATCTCGCGCCGCGTCTACAAGGCGGCGATGCCGCACGAGAAAGCGGTTGCCATCATCCAGGATGGCCGTGGCAGCCACTTCGACCCGGATATCGTGGACGCCTTCCTCGCAATCCAGGATCGCTTCCGCGAGATTGCGGCGCGCTTCGTCGACACGGATCACGACATGGCACAGAAGACCGAACAGCTGGCCCGCGCGGTTGGCACCATCATTGAGGTGGCGCCACCTTCGGCACCACCAGCGTAA
- a CDS encoding ABC transporter substrate-binding protein: MRAITGRVWRVALLGVLLGVASCSAPEPVKLGFVGGYSGRVADLGIDGRNGATIAVEEVNAQGGIHGRRVELVDRNDEQDPAHARRAVEELIGLKVAAIVGHTTSAMSVATVETVTQQHVVMVSPTSTADELSGRDDYFFRVVAATRFNAARNASYYLSRGFRRAAVVYDLNNRAYSESWYKAFVAPFEAGGGKVVSALTYTSRPDLHFSTLAEGLLAKSPDVVVIVANGVDTALIAQQVRKRSPTVQLASAEWGGTEKLIDMGGSAVEGMLVSQYYDRYSNRAAFIAFKQRYRERFSDEPGFAAVCGYDAAKMVIAGLMEQRPQEDLKQTLLRMGHFELSQGPMAIDRFGDAKRTIYITAIRNGRYEVVLPP, from the coding sequence ATGCGAGCGATAACCGGGCGGGTGTGGCGAGTCGCGTTACTCGGCGTGCTGCTCGGCGTCGCATCCTGCAGCGCGCCGGAACCGGTGAAGCTGGGCTTCGTCGGCGGGTATTCCGGCCGTGTCGCCGATCTGGGCATCGACGGTCGCAACGGCGCGACGATCGCGGTCGAAGAGGTCAATGCGCAGGGCGGCATCCATGGCCGCCGCGTTGAGCTGGTCGATCGCAATGACGAACAGGATCCCGCACACGCCCGCCGTGCCGTCGAAGAGCTGATTGGCTTGAAGGTGGCCGCGATCGTGGGGCATACGACCAGCGCCATGTCGGTTGCGACGGTCGAAACCGTGACGCAGCAGCATGTCGTGATGGTGAGCCCGACGTCGACCGCAGACGAGCTGAGCGGCCGCGATGATTACTTTTTCCGCGTTGTCGCTGCCACCCGATTCAATGCCGCGCGCAACGCCAGCTACTACCTTTCGCGTGGGTTCCGGCGTGCGGCCGTGGTCTATGACCTCAACAACCGCGCCTATTCCGAGAGCTGGTACAAGGCTTTCGTGGCGCCGTTTGAAGCGGGCGGCGGCAAAGTCGTCAGCGCATTGACCTATACCTCGCGGCCGGATCTGCATTTCAGCACCCTGGCGGAAGGCTTGTTGGCCAAGTCGCCAGACGTCGTGGTGATCGTCGCCAACGGCGTGGATACGGCCCTGATTGCGCAGCAGGTGCGCAAGCGTAGTCCCACGGTGCAACTGGCTTCTGCAGAGTGGGGCGGCACCGAAAAGCTGATCGACATGGGTGGCAGCGCGGTCGAGGGCATGCTGGTGTCGCAGTACTACGATCGCTACAGCAATCGCGCCGCCTTCATCGCGTTCAAACAGCGCTATCGGGAACGCTTCTCGGACGAACCCGGCTTTGCGGCCGTGTGCGGCTACGACGCGGCGAAGATGGTGATCGCCGGGCTGATGGAGCAGCGCCCGCAGGAAGATCTCAAGCAAACGCTGCTACGCATGGGGCACTTCGAGTTGTCGCAGGGGCCGATGGCGATCGACCGTTTCGGCGACGCGAAACGCACGATCTACATCACCGCAATTCGTAACGGGCGCTACGAAGTGGTGCTGCCGCCATGA
- a CDS encoding universal stress protein, whose protein sequence is MFHKILVAIDGSEASAKTLDVAAGLAVANEALLIVAHALDEGQMPIRQSSDPLLLSRTDVKRVWKAEGEAVLAEARAKLDRPGLRIETVLLESDNERADDQIAHAVTANGVDLVVIGSHGRRGFQRLVLGSVAERVARKVDCSVFVVRAPG, encoded by the coding sequence ATGTTCCACAAGATTCTGGTCGCCATCGACGGCAGCGAAGCATCAGCCAAAACGCTCGATGTCGCAGCCGGACTCGCAGTCGCCAATGAAGCACTGCTTATCGTTGCCCACGCCCTCGACGAAGGGCAAATGCCGATCCGCCAGAGCAGCGACCCTTTGCTGCTCTCGCGCACCGATGTCAAACGCGTATGGAAAGCGGAAGGCGAAGCGGTGCTTGCCGAGGCCCGCGCCAAGCTCGATCGGCCCGGCCTGAGAATTGAAACCGTACTGCTCGAATCGGATAACGAACGGGCCGACGATCAGATCGCCCACGCAGTCACCGCCAACGGCGTCGACCTCGTGGTGATCGGCTCCCACGGCAGACGCGGGTTCCAGCGCCTGGTGCTGGGCTCGGTCGCCGAGCGCGTTGCGCGCAAGGTGGATTGTTCGGTGTTCGTGGTCAGGGCGCCCGGCTAA
- a CDS encoding PAS domain S-box protein has protein sequence MTTPSAKRLPSLRQRLTRQIVLLVLLSVTSFALLFYFLQARPMLINLASSDAQRAGARVEERISDAVASVERNVLTAAGWGQSRVINAADQSTFNRLNVEVILRRPLIGSVHIASENGDEILLLKTPSGWKNRVSRIAEWGNRHLWIEFGPTLDQLSEDWEQSDYDPRKRPWFQKAMAAKDDMQVVWTAPYRFRTTGEPGITASARWRDPATGIRYVYAVDVLLQDFSRLTSSMTVGTNGRVAVLMDDGAIIGAPNHPAASDDAALRQVALQPIATSPFTVLAGAFKHWKESGGVDVQLSRFRPNGVSDDWFARMIRIHAGDQRFVAVTVMPVSDFIGSSRRLLVPALLILIGLWGLGFVVARRMAANVSQPLAELSSEAERIGRLELADPVEVGAKLSEVAQLAQAQEAMRGLLQAATGELEEANRTLEAKVTLRTAELAEREAYFRALVENAGTGIASCDAGGTIKRCNPAFAEGLGLQRDTLPGTNIEALVHADDFRDFASRYTRLVHGETAVFRVVTRFVAASGETRWAELVVSAIHAPDGSFLDAVLMASDLTDLKAAQENVERQLAVTQALMDAMPNAVFYKNADTRFIGCNRNYEQTFGVKREAFVGKRVLELDYIPEAARVEYQREDEDIIARIAHQERETSMQFADGRVHDALYSTTGFADADGKPAGLVGVIVDITRMKQAERAVAENEARLRAMLEDSPAGVGIVAEGGTVRFCNRKLASLLGLESDTAVGRSFIDFWAHPEQRQLLLERLRDGSEIRDQETELRRTDGTSFWALISSRFIEHEGERCLLSWFYDVTERRAALEAQRRAREIAEEATQMKSDFLANMSHEIRTPMNAIIGMSHLAMKTELTPRQRDYISKIQQSGQHLLGVINDILDFSKIEAGKLGIESTNFELEKVLDNVANLIAEKATAKGLELVFDVDKTVPETLRGDPLRVSQILINYANNAVKFTETGEIDVVVRVLENTEDDVLLRFAVRDTGIGLSEEQRARLFQSFQQADTSTTRKYGGTGLGLAISKRLAELMGGGVGCDSEPGKGSTFWFTARFLKGEAQTRKLVPTPDLRNRAVLVVDDNANARAVLSDLLESMTFRVAQAPSGFEALDEIKAADERGDAFEIVFLDWRMPGMDGIETARKIRAMPLNTTPHLVMVTAYGREEVMRGAEDAGLDEILIKPVNASTLFDTAIRTLGSHADGPGDTSFVRAPDELVVQLESRRGARILLVEDNDLNQQVASELLRDAGFIVDIADDGAIAIDCLARAPYDLVLMDMQMPVMDGVTATRRIRGDAQFAAMPIVAMTANAMQADRERCIEAGMNDHIAKPIEPDALWATLIKWISPRDQSAATAKPTDTRAPAAEAESLPLPLIDGLDCEAGLRRTLGKRALYFNMLRKFIKGQANSCDDVRAALAAGDLATAERIAHTTKGVAGNIGATAIQELAAGLEAAIHTRAGDEAINAALERLRHPLTSLVEQLQAAVPAEASATAQTVDTEQLGAVLRELAALLADDDSEACDLFEKHSDLLLAAFGEAGQNLAAQIRGFDFEAALSALQIAAAHAGVSLD, from the coding sequence ATGACCACGCCTTCAGCCAAGCGCCTGCCGAGCCTGCGCCAGCGTCTGACGCGACAGATCGTGCTGCTGGTGCTGCTTTCGGTCACGTCCTTCGCGCTGCTGTTCTACTTCCTCCAGGCGCGGCCGATGCTGATCAACCTCGCATCGTCAGACGCGCAGCGCGCTGGCGCACGCGTTGAAGAGCGCATCAGCGACGCGGTGGCATCGGTCGAACGCAACGTCCTGACGGCGGCGGGCTGGGGCCAGAGCCGCGTAATCAATGCCGCCGATCAGTCCACCTTCAACCGGCTCAATGTGGAAGTCATCCTGCGCCGGCCGCTGATCGGATCGGTTCACATCGCGAGCGAGAACGGCGATGAAATCCTCCTGCTCAAGACACCAAGCGGTTGGAAGAACCGGGTATCACGTATCGCGGAATGGGGCAACCGGCACCTCTGGATTGAATTTGGCCCAACCCTCGATCAGCTTTCGGAAGATTGGGAGCAGTCTGACTACGATCCGCGCAAGCGCCCCTGGTTCCAGAAAGCCATGGCGGCCAAGGACGACATGCAGGTGGTGTGGACCGCCCCCTACCGCTTCCGGACAACTGGCGAACCAGGCATCACGGCGTCGGCTCGCTGGCGCGATCCGGCAACCGGGATTCGTTATGTGTATGCGGTCGACGTCCTGCTGCAGGACTTCTCGCGCCTGACCAGCAGCATGACCGTTGGCACCAACGGCCGTGTGGCCGTGTTGATGGACGACGGTGCGATCATCGGCGCGCCGAACCACCCGGCCGCAAGCGACGACGCAGCGCTGCGTCAGGTTGCGCTGCAACCGATTGCGACGTCCCCGTTCACAGTCCTCGCCGGCGCGTTCAAGCATTGGAAGGAAAGCGGCGGCGTCGACGTGCAACTGAGCCGCTTCCGGCCAAATGGCGTATCGGACGACTGGTTCGCCCGGATGATCCGCATCCACGCGGGCGACCAACGTTTTGTCGCAGTCACCGTGATGCCGGTGTCAGACTTCATCGGCAGCAGCCGGCGCCTGCTCGTCCCCGCACTGCTGATTCTGATCGGCTTGTGGGGACTCGGGTTCGTTGTCGCGCGGCGCATGGCTGCCAACGTGAGCCAGCCACTCGCTGAGCTTTCCAGCGAGGCGGAACGCATCGGACGCTTGGAACTGGCGGACCCCGTCGAAGTTGGCGCGAAGCTATCGGAAGTCGCGCAACTGGCGCAGGCGCAGGAGGCCATGCGCGGCTTGTTGCAGGCGGCCACCGGCGAGCTTGAAGAAGCGAACCGCACGCTTGAAGCCAAGGTGACGCTGCGCACCGCTGAGCTCGCCGAACGCGAGGCCTACTTCCGTGCATTGGTGGAGAACGCCGGAACCGGCATCGCGAGCTGCGATGCCGGCGGCACGATCAAACGCTGCAACCCGGCCTTTGCAGAGGGGCTTGGGCTTCAGCGCGACACGCTGCCGGGCACCAACATCGAAGCGCTGGTCCATGCGGACGATTTCCGTGACTTCGCGTCCCGCTACACCCGGCTGGTGCACGGCGAAACAGCGGTCTTCCGGGTCGTCACGCGCTTCGTCGCGGCGTCCGGTGAGACGCGCTGGGCCGAGCTGGTGGTATCGGCGATCCACGCGCCCGACGGCAGCTTCCTCGACGCCGTGCTGATGGCCAGCGACCTGACCGACCTGAAAGCCGCGCAAGAAAATGTTGAACGCCAGCTTGCGGTAACCCAGGCGCTGATGGATGCGATGCCCAACGCCGTGTTCTACAAGAACGCGGATACCCGCTTCATCGGCTGCAATCGCAACTACGAGCAGACCTTCGGGGTGAAGCGCGAGGCCTTTGTCGGCAAGCGGGTGCTTGAGCTTGACTACATTCCGGAAGCCGCGCGAGTCGAATACCAACGCGAGGACGAGGACATCATCGCCCGCATCGCGCATCAGGAACGCGAAACCTCGATGCAGTTCGCCGACGGGCGGGTACACGACGCGCTCTACTCGACAACCGGTTTTGCGGACGCCGATGGCAAACCGGCCGGCCTCGTCGGCGTCATCGTCGACATCACCCGCATGAAGCAGGCCGAGCGCGCGGTGGCCGAGAACGAAGCCCGGCTGCGCGCGATGCTGGAGGACAGTCCGGCCGGCGTCGGCATCGTCGCCGAGGGCGGCACGGTGCGCTTCTGCAACCGCAAGCTCGCAAGCCTGCTGGGGCTGGAATCGGATACCGCGGTGGGCCGCAGCTTCATCGATTTCTGGGCGCACCCCGAACAACGCCAGTTGCTGCTCGAACGGCTGCGGGACGGCAGCGAGATCCGCGACCAGGAAACGGAACTCCGGCGTACCGATGGTACGAGCTTCTGGGCCCTGATCAGTTCGCGCTTCATCGAGCACGAGGGCGAACGTTGCCTGCTGTCCTGGTTCTACGACGTGACCGAGCGGCGCGCTGCGCTTGAGGCTCAGCGCCGCGCACGCGAGATCGCCGAAGAGGCGACGCAGATGAAGTCCGACTTCCTCGCGAACATGAGCCACGAGATCCGCACGCCGATGAACGCGATCATCGGCATGTCGCATCTGGCGATGAAGACCGAACTCACGCCGCGGCAGCGCGACTACATCAGCAAGATCCAGCAGTCCGGCCAACACCTGCTCGGCGTGATCAACGACATCCTGGATTTCTCGAAGATCGAAGCCGGCAAACTCGGTATCGAGTCGACCAATTTCGAGCTTGAGAAGGTGCTCGACAATGTCGCGAACCTGATCGCCGAGAAGGCCACCGCCAAAGGTCTGGAGCTGGTTTTCGATGTCGACAAGACGGTGCCCGAAACCCTGCGCGGCGACCCATTGCGGGTCAGCCAGATCCTGATCAACTACGCCAACAACGCCGTCAAATTCACCGAGACGGGTGAGATCGACGTCGTCGTGCGGGTGCTCGAGAACACGGAGGACGATGTGCTGCTGCGCTTCGCCGTGCGCGACACCGGCATCGGCCTGAGCGAAGAGCAGCGCGCGCGCCTCTTCCAGTCCTTCCAGCAGGCGGACACCTCCACCACCCGGAAGTACGGTGGCACCGGGCTCGGGCTGGCGATCAGCAAGCGGCTGGCGGAGCTGATGGGTGGCGGCGTCGGCTGCGACAGCGAACCGGGCAAAGGCAGCACTTTCTGGTTCACTGCCCGTTTCCTGAAGGGCGAGGCACAGACGCGCAAGCTCGTGCCGACGCCCGATCTGCGCAACCGCGCAGTGCTGGTTGTCGACGACAACGCCAACGCCCGCGCGGTGCTGTCGGATCTGCTCGAGTCGATGACCTTCCGCGTTGCGCAGGCACCCAGTGGCTTTGAGGCGCTGGACGAGATCAAGGCGGCCGACGAGCGCGGCGACGCGTTCGAGATCGTATTCCTCGACTGGCGCATGCCCGGCATGGATGGCATCGAGACGGCGCGAAAGATACGCGCGATGCCGCTGAACACGACGCCGCATCTGGTCATGGTGACCGCGTATGGCCGCGAGGAAGTGATGCGCGGCGCGGAAGACGCCGGCCTCGACGAGATCCTGATCAAGCCGGTGAACGCCTCGACGCTGTTCGACACCGCCATCCGTACGCTGGGAAGCCATGCCGACGGACCCGGCGACACGAGCTTTGTCCGCGCTCCGGACGAGTTGGTGGTTCAACTCGAAAGCCGCCGTGGCGCCCGCATCCTGCTGGTTGAAGACAACGACCTCAACCAGCAAGTCGCGAGCGAACTCCTGCGCGACGCCGGCTTCATCGTTGATATCGCGGACGATGGCGCGATCGCGATCGATTGTCTCGCCCGCGCGCCCTACGATCTGGTTTTGATGGACATGCAAATGCCGGTGATGGACGGCGTCACCGCCACACGGCGCATTCGCGGCGACGCGCAGTTTGCCGCCATGCCGATCGTGGCCATGACCGCCAATGCGATGCAGGCGGACCGCGAGCGCTGTATCGAGGCGGGCATGAACGACCACATCGCAAAGCCGATCGAGCCAGACGCGCTGTGGGCGACCCTGATCAAGTGGATATCGCCGCGTGACCAGAGTGCCGCGACCGCGAAGCCGACCGACACGCGAGCGCCTGCAGCCGAAGCGGAATCCTTGCCGCTGCCACTGATTGACGGCCTGGACTGCGAAGCCGGCCTGCGCCGCACGCTGGGCAAGCGTGCGCTGTACTTCAACATGCTGCGCAAGTTCATCAAGGGCCAGGCGAACAGTTGCGACGATGTGCGCGCAGCGCTCGCCGCCGGGGACCTGGCCACTGCCGAGCGCATCGCGCACACCACCAAGGGTGTAGCGGGAAACATCGGTGCAACCGCCATTCAGGAACTCGCTGCGGGGCTGGAAGCAGCAATCCACACGCGCGCCGGCGACGAAGCGATCAACGCTGCGCTCGAACGCCTGCGGCACCCGCTCACGAGCCTGGTCGAGCAGCTCCAGGCCGCAGTGCCCGCAGAAGCGTCAGCGACGGCGCAGACGGTCGACACCGAGCAGTTGGGTGCAGTGCTGCGGGAGCTTGCCGCGCTGCTGGCCGACGACGATTCTGAAGCCTGCGACCTGTTCGAGAAGCACTCCGACCTACTGCTCGCCGCGTTCGGCGAAGCAGGTCAAAACCTGGCCGCCCAGATTCGCGGCTTTGACTTTGAAGCTGCCCTCAGCGCGCTGCAGATTGCAGCGGCGCATGCCGGCGTGAGCCTGGACTGA
- a CDS encoding PAS domain S-box protein yields the protein MSRRISLRRILSWQFAAAGLLPLVLVIVALLGYLLPSFERTLRARDQVLANAITEQVMSFLAAPSQGLDTGAAMLRKDLPLSQITSMFDALAAARGQTGALMLIDFEGRVASVGLPERWQAYRDNFIGLSLGSQPYVRKALRDNRPVWSETYLSPVGGQISVALAVPVDGQVLVAEVDVDRLSQSVAALRQGGNVLAVLVDRAGRVIAHPDSAKAREQVNLSDIELVRKGLRGESATGRFTLDGRDYLGSAVPIPALGWAALIGQPTDEVLGPLYAAAGITLIGMLLAAGLLLYVGNRTAGRVAGRLNLVAARGRAIADGRQPGALPPTRVSEFAQIGDSLDTIFERLRSREGEVRAGAERLRTLLEGAPMGVIEVRVEPAGRLVVLGANPLVGRVLQTDVDATLGHSLQGAYPGFDNTVVDHACQRVVQEGGNVALPGYEYSAAGCERVLDLVIFRHHAGVVALCFHDVTERVAAERALRDSELRFSAAFLAVPDYVTLSRVSDGTIYDANEAFERITGIPRGSAIGRTSVELGIFVRPEQRAEIGKRVSACGRVDRFPVEMRRADGEVFEGVVSAREVNIGGESCMVAVMRDETEVRRAQRALAGLAAVAGGSSLRSLLDAAVEGVGSGAVAALACAVSDDAVELSGLLSVDGEELLGRIHSPAVAVAVRGGSFAEWMPTAADAASLAPLLGVRAYHLIVAPVSSEARGADALLVAVPRALEYPETSRSLIRMVAERIGQEFARLRAEDDLRRSQQLFSQLFHASPVALSVSAMPGHKLLDCNDVWCHQFGYSVEEVVGHTGLELNLWVNESEREALLEDLVQRGESADREAWMRRRDGSEILCTVSARVMRDGERTLVILSLIDVTASRRNEQAVRQINATLEQRVSERTAQLTRANRDLSEALSHLEQAKDELVQSEKMAALGSIVAGVAHELNTPIGNCLTVTSTLSEATSELVREAREGLRRSTLHEYLVTAEQASDILLRNLSRAAELVASFKQVAVDRASSNRRSFRVAEVMDETLLMLRPTLKLKPYEVETTIESDLSMDSFPGPLGQVLTNLVNNAIVHGFDGRTEGRVRIEARADGEHQIRISVRDDGIGMSEAMQRRVFDPFFTTKLGRGGSGLGMHIVHTIVTGLLGGTVELQSAEGQGTTVTLVVPKVAPPQ from the coding sequence ATGAGCCGCCGTATTTCGCTCAGGCGCATCCTTTCCTGGCAGTTTGCGGCGGCGGGCTTGTTGCCCTTGGTGCTGGTGATCGTCGCGCTGCTGGGTTACTTGCTGCCGTCGTTTGAACGCACGCTGCGGGCGCGCGATCAGGTGCTCGCCAATGCGATTACCGAGCAGGTGATGAGCTTCCTTGCGGCGCCGAGCCAGGGGCTGGATACCGGCGCGGCGATGTTGCGCAAGGATTTGCCGCTTAGCCAGATCACCTCCATGTTCGATGCGCTGGCGGCAGCGCGCGGCCAGACCGGCGCGCTGATGCTGATCGACTTCGAGGGCCGCGTCGCGAGTGTGGGCCTGCCGGAGCGATGGCAGGCCTATCGCGACAACTTCATCGGGCTCTCACTCGGTAGCCAGCCCTACGTCCGGAAAGCCTTGCGGGACAACCGCCCGGTGTGGTCAGAGACCTACCTCTCGCCCGTCGGCGGGCAGATCTCGGTGGCGTTGGCGGTACCGGTTGACGGTCAGGTACTGGTGGCGGAGGTGGATGTTGACCGCTTGTCGCAAAGCGTTGCGGCTTTGCGGCAGGGCGGCAACGTTCTCGCGGTGCTGGTGGACCGGGCCGGCCGGGTGATTGCGCACCCGGATAGCGCCAAGGCGCGCGAGCAGGTCAACCTGAGCGACATCGAGCTGGTGCGAAAGGGTCTGCGTGGCGAGTCTGCCACCGGGCGTTTCACCCTTGATGGGCGCGACTACCTGGGTAGCGCTGTGCCGATTCCGGCCTTGGGTTGGGCGGCGCTGATCGGGCAACCGACCGATGAAGTGCTGGGGCCGCTTTATGCGGCGGCGGGTATCACGCTGATCGGCATGCTGCTCGCCGCAGGCCTGCTGCTTTACGTGGGCAACCGCACGGCGGGCCGCGTTGCCGGGCGCCTGAACCTGGTGGCGGCGCGCGGACGCGCGATTGCTGACGGCCGGCAGCCTGGCGCACTGCCGCCGACGAGGGTGAGCGAGTTCGCGCAGATCGGCGATTCGCTCGACACGATCTTCGAGCGGCTCCGCAGCCGCGAGGGCGAAGTGCGCGCCGGCGCAGAGCGACTGCGCACCTTGCTGGAAGGCGCGCCGATGGGCGTCATCGAGGTGCGGGTCGAGCCGGCTGGCAGGCTGGTTGTGCTTGGCGCCAATCCGCTGGTCGGCAGGGTGCTGCAGACCGATGTTGATGCGACATTGGGCCATTCGCTGCAGGGCGCTTATCCCGGGTTCGACAACACGGTTGTCGATCACGCCTGCCAGCGTGTGGTGCAGGAGGGTGGCAACGTCGCGCTGCCGGGCTATGAGTACAGCGCTGCGGGCTGCGAGCGGGTACTGGATCTCGTGATCTTCCGCCACCACGCGGGCGTGGTGGCGCTGTGCTTCCACGATGTGACCGAGCGTGTGGCCGCCGAGCGCGCGCTGCGTGATTCCGAACTGCGCTTTTCGGCGGCGTTCCTTGCGGTGCCGGACTACGTGACCTTGTCGCGCGTGTCCGATGGCACGATCTACGATGCCAACGAGGCCTTCGAGCGGATTACCGGCATTCCGCGCGGAAGCGCCATCGGGCGGACGTCGGTTGAGCTGGGCATCTTTGTGCGGCCGGAGCAACGGGCCGAGATCGGCAAGCGGGTATCAGCGTGCGGCAGGGTGGATCGGTTTCCGGTCGAGATGCGCCGTGCCGATGGCGAAGTGTTCGAGGGGGTTGTCAGTGCACGCGAGGTGAACATCGGCGGTGAGTCGTGCATGGTCGCCGTGATGCGTGACGAAACCGAAGTGCGCCGTGCGCAGCGTGCCTTGGCAGGCCTGGCCGCGGTGGCTGGGGGCAGCTCACTGCGCAGTCTGCTCGACGCGGCGGTCGAAGGGGTGGGCTCCGGGGCCGTTGCGGCGCTAGCGTGCGCGGTGTCCGACGATGCGGTCGAGCTTTCCGGATTGCTCAGCGTGGATGGCGAGGAACTGCTCGGCCGCATTCACTCGCCCGCGGTTGCCGTGGCGGTGCGGGGCGGGAGTTTTGCGGAATGGATGCCGACCGCGGCCGATGCGGCATCGCTTGCGCCCCTGCTGGGTGTGCGCGCCTACCACCTGATCGTCGCCCCGGTGTCCTCGGAAGCCCGCGGGGCAGACGCCTTGCTGGTGGCCGTGCCGCGCGCGCTGGAGTATCCGGAGACCTCGCGCTCGCTGATCCGCATGGTGGCCGAGCGTATCGGTCAGGAGTTCGCCCGCTTGCGCGCCGAGGACGACCTGCGCCGCAGCCAGCAATTGTTCAGCCAGTTGTTCCATGCCTCGCCGGTGGCGTTGTCGGTCAGCGCAATGCCGGGGCACAAACTGCTGGACTGCAACGACGTGTGGTGCCACCAGTTCGGTTATTCGGTCGAGGAGGTCGTTGGCCACACTGGCCTGGAACTGAACCTCTGGGTGAATGAGTCCGAACGCGAAGCCTTGCTGGAGGATCTGGTTCAGCGTGGCGAGAGCGCTGATCGCGAAGCCTGGATGCGACGGCGGGATGGCAGCGAGATCCTCTGCACCGTGTCGGCGCGTGTGATGCGCGACGGCGAACGCACACTGGTGATCCTGTCGCTGATCGATGTCACCGCGAGCCGTCGCAATGAACAGGCGGTCAGGCAGATCAATGCAACGCTTGAGCAGCGGGTGAGCGAGCGCACTGCACAGCTGACGCGGGCCAACCGGGATCTATCCGAGGCGCTGAGCCACCTTGAGCAGGCCAAAGATGAACTGGTGCAGTCCGAGAAGATGGCAGCCCTTGGCAGTATTGTTGCGGGCGTGGCGCATGAGCTCAACACGCCGATCGGCAACTGCCTGACGGTTACCTCGACCCTGAGCGAGGCCACCAGCGAGCTGGTGCGCGAGGCGCGCGAGGGCCTGCGGCGTTCGACCCTTCACGAGTATCTCGTAACGGCCGAGCAGGCGAGCGACATCCTGCTGCGCAACCTGTCGCGCGCCGCCGAGCTGGTGGCCAGCTTCAAGCAGGTGGCGGTCGATCGCGCGAGTTCGAACCGGCGCAGTTTCCGTGTAGCCGAAGTGATGGACGAGACGCTCCTGATGCTGCGGCCGACCCTGAAGCTCAAGCCCTACGAGGTGGAGACAACGATCGAGTCGGACTTGTCGATGGACAGCTTCCCGGGGCCACTCGGGCAGGTGCTGACAAACCTTGTAAACAACGCGATCGTTCACGGCTTCGACGGGCGCACCGAGGGCCGAGTGCGGATCGAGGCGAGGGCCGATGGCGAGCACCAGATCCGGATCTCCGTTCGCGACGATGGCATCGGCATGAGCGAGGCGATGCAGCGCCGCGTGTTCGACCCCTTTTTCACGACCAAACTCGGGCGTGGCGGAAGCGGGCTGGGCATGCACATCGTGCACACCATTGTCACCGGTTTGCTGGGCGGTACCGTTGAGTTGCAGAGTGCCGAAGGGCAGGGAACGACCGTTACGCTGGTGGTGCCGAAGGTGGCGCCACCTCAATGA